In Chloracidobacterium sp., one genomic interval encodes:
- the nuoK gene encoding NADH-quinone oxidoreductase subunit NuoK, with the protein MEPSLGSFLALSGILFTIGCVGMIFKRNALGLFMCLELMLNGVNLTFVAFSRYYGDATGQLFVFMVMSVAAAEAAVGLGIIIAFFRNKISVDVDDASILKN; encoded by the coding sequence ATGGAACCATCATTAGGAAGTTTTTTGGCACTGTCGGGCATACTCTTTACGATCGGCTGTGTAGGAATGATCTTTAAGCGCAATGCCTTAGGACTTTTTATGTGCCTTGAATTGATGCTGAACGGCGTCAATTTGACCTTTGTCGCATTCTCACGTTATTACGGCGATGCAACGGGGCAGTTGTTCGTTTTTATGGTGATGAGTGTCGCTGCCGCCGAGGCCGCGGTCGGATTGGGCATCATTATCGCCTTTTTCCGCAACAAGATATCTGTCGATGTGGACGACGCGAGTATTTTGAAGAATTAA